A window from Polyangium spumosum encodes these proteins:
- the argH gene encoding argininosuccinate lyase: protein MSGRLWDKGGATDAAMLRYTSRDDWKLDQRLLAYDLVATRAHVRGLGRIGVLSADELDAMERALAELVRRNEAGELVLTEADEDGHSALESALVSMLGDTGKKVHTGRSRNDQVLVAMRLYERDAMDELEALVASAASALVALARREEKTPLPGYTHLQRAVPSSVGLWAGSFAEGLLDAATIVRAARALTDRSPLGAAAGYGVNLPLDREGVARELGFGGVAWNPLASQTSRGIVEATLLAAAWQVMAIVRRLAWDLSLFTTIEFGFVRLPDAFTTGSSIMPQKRNPDVVELMRAACSIVQGALVEVQTLVALPSGYHRDLQLTKSPVLRGLDETLATVRLLPRLVEGLRFDHQRMLAAITPECFATDRAVELATSGVPFREAYRRVADEIAELSQGDAQASLASRVSPGAPGDLRLDLLEARLSASR, encoded by the coding sequence ATGAGCGGACGCCTCTGGGACAAGGGCGGCGCCACCGACGCCGCCATGCTCCGTTACACCTCACGCGACGACTGGAAGCTCGATCAACGCCTGCTCGCCTACGACCTCGTGGCCACGCGCGCGCACGTGCGAGGGCTCGGCCGTATCGGCGTGCTCTCCGCGGACGAGCTCGACGCGATGGAGCGCGCGCTCGCGGAGCTCGTCCGCAGGAACGAGGCCGGCGAGCTCGTGCTCACCGAGGCCGACGAGGACGGCCACTCCGCGCTCGAGTCCGCGCTCGTCTCCATGCTCGGCGACACCGGCAAGAAGGTGCACACGGGCCGCAGCCGCAACGATCAGGTCCTCGTGGCCATGCGCCTCTACGAGCGGGACGCGATGGACGAGCTCGAAGCGCTCGTCGCCTCTGCGGCCTCCGCGCTCGTCGCGCTCGCGCGTCGTGAAGAGAAGACGCCGCTGCCGGGCTACACGCACCTGCAGCGCGCGGTGCCGAGCTCGGTCGGCCTCTGGGCCGGCTCCTTCGCGGAGGGCCTGCTCGACGCGGCGACCATCGTCCGCGCCGCGCGTGCGCTCACCGATCGCTCCCCGCTCGGCGCGGCGGCCGGGTATGGCGTGAACCTCCCGCTCGATCGTGAGGGCGTCGCGCGGGAGCTCGGCTTCGGTGGCGTCGCGTGGAACCCGCTCGCCTCGCAGACCTCGCGTGGCATCGTCGAGGCGACGTTGCTCGCCGCTGCGTGGCAGGTGATGGCGATCGTCCGCCGGCTCGCCTGGGACCTCTCCCTCTTCACGACGATCGAGTTCGGCTTCGTGCGCCTCCCCGACGCCTTCACCACGGGCTCGTCGATCATGCCGCAGAAGCGAAACCCCGACGTCGTCGAGCTCATGCGCGCCGCCTGCTCGATCGTGCAGGGCGCCCTCGTCGAGGTGCAGACCTTGGTCGCGCTCCCGTCCGGGTATCACCGCGATCTGCAGCTCACGAAGTCGCCCGTGCTCCGCGGCCTCGACGAGACGCTCGCCACGGTCCGCCTCCTGCCGCGCCTCGTCGAGGGGCTTCGCTTTGACCACCAACGAATGCTCGCCGCGATCACGCCCGAGTGCTTCGCCACCGACCGGGCCGTCGAGCTCGCCACCTCCGGCGTCCCCTTCCGCGAGGCGTATCGGCGCGTCGCCGACGAGATCGCAGAGCTCTCTCAGGGAGACGCGCAGGCCAGCCTCGCCTCGCGCGTCTCGCCGGGCGCGCCGGGTGATCTGCGCCTCGATCTGCTCGAGGCGCGCCTCAGCGCATCTCGGTGA
- the rpiA gene encoding ribose-5-phosphate isomerase RpiA, with amino-acid sequence MTMSQGPDPAALDRVALAALTHVADGMTLGLGTGRAAEAFIDRLGEKVRRGLRVQGVATSKRSEELAKRLQIECVELDQIHRIDVAFDGADEVTPELALTKGLGGALLRERVVAHEADRLVILVTPEKLVKKLGTRTAIPIEVVPFAAATASKNLRNLGGDPVVRRKADGFPFVTDNMNWILDTRFEPIDDPERTHAEVRRIPGVVDTGLFVGLADVVLVGGDGSVTEMR; translated from the coding sequence ATGACGATGTCTCAGGGTCCGGATCCGGCCGCGCTCGATCGCGTGGCTCTCGCGGCGCTCACGCACGTGGCCGATGGCATGACGCTCGGCCTCGGCACGGGCCGCGCCGCGGAGGCGTTCATCGACAGGCTCGGCGAGAAGGTGCGCCGAGGGCTCCGCGTGCAGGGCGTGGCGACCTCGAAGCGCTCGGAGGAGCTCGCGAAGAGGCTTCAGATCGAGTGCGTCGAGCTCGACCAGATCCACAGGATCGACGTGGCCTTCGACGGCGCGGACGAGGTGACGCCGGAGCTCGCGCTCACGAAGGGGCTCGGCGGCGCGCTCCTGCGCGAGCGCGTGGTCGCGCACGAGGCCGATCGGCTCGTGATCCTGGTGACGCCGGAGAAGCTCGTGAAGAAGCTCGGGACGAGGACGGCGATCCCGATCGAGGTCGTGCCGTTCGCCGCGGCCACGGCGTCGAAGAACCTGCGCAACCTCGGCGGTGATCCCGTCGTGCGCAGGAAGGCGGACGGTTTTCCCTTCGTCACCGACAACATGAACTGGATCCTCGACACGCGCTTCGAGCCGATCGACGACCCGGAGCGGACGCACGCCGAGGTGAGGCGCATCCCGGGCGTCGTGGACACGGGGCTCTTCGTCGGGCTGGCAGACGTGGTGCTGGTGGGCGGCGACGGCAGCGTCACCGAGATGCGCTGA
- a CDS encoding phospholipase D family protein, translated as MSLGGRRVELRLLRDRAHYDVLVQRVLAGARVSVWIATANVKELRVEAPVGSRARAKGRYVSLLEVLQGLSQRGVELRLLHAGVPSRAFREELARCEELRGGGLAMRQCPRVHLKMIAVDGAALYLGSANLTGAGLGAKGEGRRNFEAGILTDDDVLLDEMQEAFDRIWSGRECKGCRVRDVCPAPLDGIGKPSAKAAAKKPAGNVRSRLPRGPRSSKGGA; from the coding sequence TTGAGCCTGGGCGGTCGGCGCGTCGAGCTCCGCCTGCTCCGGGATCGCGCGCACTACGACGTGCTCGTGCAGCGCGTGCTCGCAGGGGCGCGCGTGAGCGTGTGGATCGCGACGGCGAACGTGAAGGAGCTGCGCGTGGAGGCGCCCGTGGGATCGCGGGCGCGCGCGAAGGGCCGGTACGTGTCGCTGCTCGAGGTGCTGCAGGGTTTGTCGCAGCGCGGGGTGGAGCTGCGGCTGCTGCACGCAGGCGTGCCGTCGCGCGCGTTCCGCGAGGAGCTCGCGCGCTGCGAGGAGCTCCGCGGAGGCGGGCTCGCGATGCGCCAGTGTCCGCGCGTGCACCTGAAGATGATCGCGGTCGACGGCGCGGCGCTTTACCTCGGCTCGGCGAACCTGACGGGCGCGGGGCTCGGCGCGAAGGGCGAGGGGCGTCGCAACTTCGAGGCGGGCATCCTGACGGACGACGACGTGCTGCTCGACGAGATGCAGGAGGCGTTTGATCGGATCTGGTCCGGGAGAGAATGCAAAGGCTGCAGGGTGCGCGACGTCTGCCCGGCGCCGCTCGACGGGATCGGGAAGCCGAGCGCCAAGGCTGCGGCGAAGAAGCCCGCGGGGAACGTTCGTTCGCGGTTGCCGCGCGGGCCGCGATCGAGCAAGGGCGGGGCATGA
- a CDS encoding acyl-CoA thioesterase, protein MIPLLRPIKFEEVDAAGIVFFGHYLGFAHQAMEHFFAGLEGGYPHLIMQRRVGLPAVKVNMSFSAPARYGDVLRIETSTAHLGNRSATLRYRMVREAGDVLVATVEHTIVTTNLDVMASCPMPDDVRSILAAHLSIEATSP, encoded by the coding sequence ATGATCCCCCTCCTGCGGCCGATCAAGTTCGAGGAGGTCGACGCCGCGGGCATCGTCTTCTTCGGGCATTACCTCGGCTTCGCCCACCAGGCGATGGAGCACTTCTTCGCCGGGCTCGAAGGGGGATACCCGCACCTCATCATGCAGCGCCGCGTGGGTTTGCCCGCGGTGAAGGTGAACATGTCGTTCAGCGCGCCGGCGCGTTACGGCGACGTGCTCCGGATCGAGACGAGCACGGCGCACCTCGGCAACCGGAGCGCGACGCTGCGGTATCGCATGGTTCGCGAGGCGGGGGACGTGCTGGTGGCGACGGTGGAGCACACGATCGTCACGACGAACCTCGACGTGATGGCGTCGTGCCCGATGCCGGACGACGTGCGGTCGATCCTCGCCGCGCACCTCTCGATCGAGGCCACGTCGCCTTGA
- a CDS encoding DUF3501 family protein: MRPIDRSEILPLGDYEQIRARFRARVIEEKRPRRVKLGEQISAVFENRDSVLLQIQEMLRTERITTESGIKHEMDTYNELVPGPNELSLTLFVEIPDAVVRDRMLIELKGLEGSVSVEIDGARAPATSDPKGVMADRTTAVHYFKVKLTDEQSAAIRGKTAKVAVRVDHPRYYARAELGPASISKLAEDLS; encoded by the coding sequence ATGCGACCGATCGATCGGAGCGAGATCCTGCCCCTCGGCGACTACGAGCAGATCCGGGCGAGGTTCCGGGCGCGCGTCATCGAGGAGAAGCGGCCGCGCCGGGTGAAGCTCGGCGAGCAGATCTCGGCGGTGTTCGAGAACCGCGACTCGGTGCTCCTGCAGATCCAGGAGATGCTGCGCACGGAGCGCATCACGACCGAGAGCGGGATCAAGCACGAGATGGACACGTACAACGAGCTCGTCCCAGGCCCGAACGAGCTCAGCCTGACGCTCTTCGTGGAGATCCCGGACGCGGTGGTGCGTGACCGCATGTTGATCGAGCTGAAGGGCCTCGAAGGCTCGGTGAGCGTGGAGATCGACGGCGCGCGCGCGCCGGCGACGAGTGATCCGAAGGGCGTGATGGCCGATCGGACGACGGCCGTGCACTACTTCAAGGTGAAGCTGACGGACGAGCAGAGCGCGGCGATCCGCGGGAAGACGGCGAAGGTCGCGGTGCGCGTGGATCACCCGCGGTACTACGCGCGGGCCGAGCTCGGGCCCGCGTCGATCTCGAAGCTCGCCGAGGACCTTTCGTGA
- a CDS encoding heterodisulfide reductase-related iron-sulfur binding cluster, translating into MSVIPRKPKAPPATSPHDPRYYDARDLEAELRRAFQICHECRMCVNYCGSFPELFNRVDEAIESGRAEGAETIDDADIKAVSDACWQCKLCYIKCPYTPDEGSSEMLDFPRLMARERANRAARDGITFVDKILGEPQTIGATGGGVMAPISNFVLASSLVRKVQEKVTGISAEFPLPPMARETFSDWLAHHKPAESAGKNGEVVLFATCYGEFNVPNVVRAAVTVLEHNGVRVRYPGVGEDGRESLTCCGMPNLDGGDVKAATEKIRHNVELLLPHVRAGRSIVVPGPTCGYTMKKEWAEYLPTPEAKEVAAATIDLMEYLVKLGREKKLVREFPVKLGTVAYHAACHLRAQKIGFPGARVLGVVPDTDVRVVEQCSAVDGTWGMKAANYETGRRYAQKLVRGVSEMEPDMVVSDCTLAGLRVVKETGKHVLHPIEALAQAYGLLPAESAAPTTSAERA; encoded by the coding sequence GTGAGCGTGATCCCCCGCAAACCCAAGGCCCCGCCGGCGACGAGCCCGCACGATCCGCGCTACTACGACGCGCGGGATCTCGAGGCCGAGCTGCGCCGCGCGTTCCAGATCTGCCACGAGTGCCGCATGTGCGTGAACTACTGCGGCTCGTTCCCGGAGCTCTTCAACCGCGTCGACGAGGCGATCGAGTCGGGCCGCGCCGAGGGCGCGGAGACGATCGACGACGCGGACATCAAGGCCGTCAGCGACGCCTGCTGGCAGTGCAAGCTCTGTTATATCAAGTGCCCGTACACGCCCGACGAGGGCTCGTCCGAGATGCTCGACTTCCCGCGCCTCATGGCCCGCGAGCGAGCGAACCGCGCCGCCCGCGACGGCATCACGTTCGTCGACAAGATCCTCGGCGAGCCGCAGACGATCGGCGCGACGGGCGGGGGCGTGATGGCGCCGATCTCGAACTTCGTGCTGGCGTCGAGCCTCGTGCGCAAGGTGCAGGAGAAGGTGACGGGCATCTCGGCGGAGTTCCCGCTGCCGCCGATGGCGCGAGAGACGTTCAGCGACTGGCTCGCGCATCACAAGCCGGCCGAGAGCGCCGGGAAAAACGGCGAGGTCGTGCTCTTCGCGACCTGTTACGGCGAGTTCAACGTGCCGAACGTGGTTCGCGCGGCGGTGACCGTGCTCGAGCACAACGGCGTGCGCGTGCGGTACCCGGGCGTGGGCGAAGACGGGCGCGAGAGCCTGACGTGTTGCGGGATGCCGAACCTCGACGGCGGCGACGTGAAGGCCGCGACCGAGAAGATCCGCCACAACGTGGAGCTGCTTTTGCCGCATGTACGCGCGGGCCGATCGATCGTCGTGCCAGGGCCGACGTGTGGCTACACGATGAAGAAGGAGTGGGCGGAGTATCTGCCCACGCCCGAGGCGAAGGAGGTCGCGGCGGCGACGATCGACCTCATGGAGTACCTCGTGAAGCTCGGGCGCGAGAAGAAGCTCGTGCGCGAGTTCCCGGTCAAGCTCGGCACGGTCGCTTATCACGCGGCCTGCCACCTGCGCGCGCAGAAGATCGGCTTCCCGGGGGCGCGCGTGCTCGGCGTCGTGCCCGACACGGACGTGCGGGTGGTCGAGCAGTGTTCGGCCGTCGACGGGACGTGGGGCATGAAGGCAGCGAACTACGAGACCGGGCGTCGCTACGCGCAGAAGCTCGTGCGGGGCGTGTCGGAGATGGAGCCGGACATGGTCGTCAGCGACTGCACGCTGGCAGGGCTGCGCGTGGTGAAGGAGACGGGCAAGCACGTCCTGCACCCCATCGAGGCGCTCGCGCAAGCCTACGGGCTCTTGCCCGCGGAGAGCGCCGCGCCCACGACGTCGGCTGAACGAGCCTGA
- a CDS encoding rubrerythrin family protein encodes MSKLAGTKTHQNLKDAFAGESQANRRYLYFAKVADVEGRPEIAGLFKDTADGETGHAHGHLDYLKMVGDPATGLPIGNTEKNLKASVAGETHEYETMYPGMAKTAREEGFEDIAEWFETLAKAERSHAGRFAKALDSLDF; translated from the coding sequence ATGTCGAAGCTCGCAGGAACCAAGACCCATCAGAACCTGAAGGACGCGTTTGCCGGCGAGTCGCAGGCCAACCGCCGCTATCTCTACTTCGCCAAGGTCGCGGACGTGGAGGGCCGCCCCGAGATCGCGGGCCTCTTCAAGGACACCGCGGACGGCGAGACGGGCCACGCCCACGGCCACCTCGACTACCTGAAGATGGTCGGTGATCCCGCGACGGGGCTGCCGATCGGCAACACGGAGAAGAACCTCAAGGCCTCCGTCGCCGGCGAGACGCACGAGTACGAGACGATGTACCCGGGCATGGCCAAGACGGCGCGCGAAGAGGGCTTCGAGGACATCGCCGAGTGGTTCGAGACGCTCGCGAAGGCCGAGCGGTCGCACGCGGGCCGCTTCGCGAAGGCCCTCGACTCGCTCGACTTCTGA
- a CDS encoding Fur family transcriptional regulator, with product MPNGCPEVEARFAEMLTRVRASGLKLTPQRLAIARELAGDPTHPTAQELFERLRPAMPTMSFATVYNTLDALAAAGLCVSLSLAPGAARFDANMTPHNHAVCDRCGLVRDVPTGADGEPARDLAPSVNAAAPGFSVRAVEQIYRGLCEACAADEPTFAFARARAGKPR from the coding sequence GTGCCAAACGGGTGTCCCGAGGTCGAAGCACGTTTCGCGGAGATGCTGACGCGTGTCCGCGCCTCCGGCCTCAAGCTGACGCCGCAACGGCTGGCGATCGCGCGCGAGCTCGCCGGGGATCCGACGCACCCGACGGCGCAGGAGCTCTTCGAACGGCTCCGCCCCGCGATGCCCACGATGAGCTTCGCGACCGTGTACAACACGCTCGACGCGCTCGCCGCGGCGGGGCTCTGCGTCTCGCTCAGCCTCGCGCCGGGCGCCGCGCGCTTCGACGCGAACATGACGCCGCACAACCACGCGGTCTGCGATCGCTGCGGCCTCGTGCGAGACGTGCCCACGGGCGCGGACGGCGAGCCAGCCCGGGATCTCGCGCCGAGCGTGAACGCGGCCGCGCCGGGGTTCTCCGTGCGCGCCGTCGAGCAGATTTACCGAGGGCTCTGCGAGGCCTGCGCGGCCGACGAGCCCACGTTCGCGTTTGCCCGCGCGCGCGCGGGCAAACCACGATAG
- the rpsU gene encoding 30S ribosomal protein S21, protein MPTDAIQCKPLEVAVGDKGIERAIKHLKRKMAAEGILRELKRRRHYMKPSVKRRKKASEAARRRRKRSKMDVMQ, encoded by the coding sequence ATGCCTACCGACGCCATTCAGTGCAAACCGCTCGAGGTCGCCGTGGGCGACAAGGGAATCGAGCGCGCGATCAAGCACCTCAAGCGGAAGATGGCCGCGGAGGGCATCCTTCGTGAGCTCAAGAGGCGCCGGCACTACATGAAGCCCTCGGTCAAGCGCCGCAAGAAGGCCTCCGAGGCCGCCCGCCGCCGCCGCAAGCGGTCGAAGATGGACGTGATGCAATAG
- a CDS encoding glycosyltransferase family 4 protein: MKLLVLTTSYPRSDADPSGHFVRAEARALARRGHEVHVVAPGGSLFDVATRDPLVPSLHVHHAGGGALFGWPGAAARARRDPTRLLNALPFAVAARGKTSTIGPFDRAIAHWIVPSAVPLLLGFSAPLEVVGHGADVRLLCGMPAALRCFAVRVLLDRGASFRFAARASLDALACALPAPLASRLERASRVEPVVLDLPDVSTRARVLRASLAPRSREDKLVVAAGRLVAGKRVDLVIEAAAAASMSIVVVGDGPLRGELAALARARGARATFVGLLPRDEALAWIAAADVLVHASKEEAAPTVVREARALGVPVVACAAGDVAAWARRDPGIVVVAPDVRALSAALLAAAAVCS; encoded by the coding sequence TTGAAGCTGCTCGTCCTCACCACCTCCTATCCGCGGAGCGACGCCGATCCTTCGGGACACTTCGTGCGCGCCGAGGCTCGCGCGCTCGCGCGGCGAGGGCACGAGGTGCACGTCGTCGCGCCCGGCGGCTCGCTGTTCGACGTGGCCACGCGCGACCCGCTCGTCCCCTCGCTCCACGTGCATCACGCGGGCGGCGGCGCGCTCTTCGGGTGGCCGGGCGCTGCCGCTCGCGCGCGCCGTGATCCCACGCGCCTGCTCAACGCCCTGCCTTTCGCCGTCGCCGCGCGTGGAAAAACCTCCACGATCGGCCCGTTCGATCGCGCCATCGCGCACTGGATCGTCCCCTCGGCCGTGCCGCTCCTCCTCGGCTTCTCTGCGCCGCTCGAGGTCGTCGGCCATGGCGCCGACGTGCGCCTCCTCTGCGGGATGCCCGCTGCTCTGCGCTGCTTCGCCGTGCGTGTCCTCCTCGATCGTGGCGCCTCTTTCCGCTTCGCCGCGCGCGCCTCCCTCGACGCCCTCGCCTGCGCCTTGCCTGCGCCGCTCGCGTCGCGCCTCGAACGCGCCTCTCGCGTCGAGCCTGTTGTCCTCGATCTGCCCGATGTCTCCACGCGCGCGCGCGTGTTACGCGCCTCGCTCGCGCCGCGCTCGCGCGAGGACAAACTCGTCGTCGCTGCGGGCCGGCTCGTCGCGGGCAAGCGGGTCGACCTCGTGATCGAGGCGGCGGCGGCGGCGTCGATGTCGATCGTCGTCGTGGGCGACGGCCCTCTGCGTGGCGAGCTCGCGGCGCTCGCGCGTGCGCGTGGCGCTCGTGCGACGTTCGTCGGCCTCTTGCCGCGGGACGAGGCGCTCGCCTGGATCGCGGCGGCCGACGTGCTCGTGCATGCGTCGAAGGAGGAGGCTGCGCCGACGGTCGTGCGTGAGGCGCGCGCCCTGGGCGTGCCTGTCGTGGCTTGTGCGGCGGGGGACGTCGCTGCTTGGGCTCGGCGTGACCCTGGCATCGTCGTCGTTGCGCCTGACGTCCGGGCTCTTTCCGCGGCTCTTTTGGCTGCCGCGGCCGTGTGTTCGTAG
- a CDS encoding GAF domain-containing protein: protein MAESTLDLRGLPKARAYDELDHALEAVLAGLADPIAAMATMSALLHHGFGHLWTGFYRKVAPDLLRVGPYQGTLGCLEIPFGKGVCGTAARERRTVLVPDVHAFPGHITCDARSRSEIVVPVLDASGALLAVLDIDADRPAAFDDEDTRRLEAIVGWFARVP from the coding sequence ATGGCCGAATCCACCCTCGACCTTCGCGGCCTGCCCAAGGCGCGCGCCTACGATGAATTGGACCACGCGCTCGAGGCCGTCCTCGCGGGCCTCGCGGATCCCATCGCGGCCATGGCCACGATGAGCGCGCTCCTGCACCACGGCTTCGGCCACCTCTGGACTGGCTTCTACCGCAAAGTCGCGCCCGACCTCCTCCGCGTCGGGCCTTATCAGGGCACCCTCGGCTGCCTCGAAATCCCCTTCGGCAAGGGCGTCTGCGGTACGGCGGCCCGGGAGCGACGTACGGTCCTCGTCCCCGACGTCCACGCCTTCCCTGGGCACATCACCTGCGACGCGCGCTCTCGCTCCGAAATCGTCGTCCCTGTCCTCGATGCCTCCGGCGCGCTCCTCGCCGTGCTCGACATCGACGCCGACCGCCCGGCGGCCTTCGACGACGAGGATACGCGCCGGCTCGAGGCGATCGTCGGCTGGTTCGCTCGGGTGCCTTGA
- a CDS encoding TIGR02594 family protein, producing the protein MLRPTLRMPCGYPDAAPHLRDEVRLLQRELKRWAYSMSPDGQFGPRTDAAVRHFQRKRGLKDDGIVGPRTWDAVLDPDARPIGAGFQYQPAGASDPTPPSPAKPPTGGTTPDPAPSNPGAGGASWMTIARKEEGVRETSGRAANPRIVEYHATTTLRAKSDEVAWCASFVNWVLKKAGYKGTNSAAAASWVKWGAPTTARQGAICVIYNAKAANSSLSTSGNHVGFLVRETSSHYVLLGGNQSNSVKESSFAKTKWRLKAYRWPSS; encoded by the coding sequence ATGCTCCGCCCCACCTTGCGAATGCCGTGCGGATATCCCGACGCGGCGCCGCATCTGCGCGACGAGGTCCGCCTCCTGCAGCGTGAGCTCAAGCGTTGGGCGTATTCCATGAGCCCCGACGGCCAGTTCGGCCCGCGCACCGATGCCGCCGTGCGCCATTTCCAGCGCAAGCGTGGCCTGAAGGACGACGGCATCGTTGGTCCGCGGACCTGGGACGCCGTCCTCGACCCCGACGCCCGGCCCATTGGGGCGGGCTTCCAGTACCAGCCGGCCGGCGCCTCCGATCCCACGCCCCCCTCCCCCGCGAAGCCGCCGACCGGGGGCACCACGCCTGATCCTGCCCCGTCGAACCCTGGCGCGGGCGGGGCCTCGTGGATGACCATCGCGCGCAAGGAAGAGGGCGTCCGCGAGACCTCGGGGCGGGCGGCCAATCCGCGCATCGTCGAGTACCACGCGACGACCACGCTGCGCGCCAAGTCGGACGAGGTCGCGTGGTGCGCCTCCTTCGTGAACTGGGTCCTCAAGAAGGCTGGTTACAAGGGCACGAACTCCGCCGCCGCCGCGAGCTGGGTCAAGTGGGGCGCCCCCACGACCGCGCGGCAGGGCGCGATCTGCGTCATCTACAACGCGAAAGCGGCGAACTCGTCCCTCTCCACCTCCGGCAATCACGTCGGCTTCCTCGTCCGCGAGACGAGCAGCCATTACGTGCTGCTCGGCGGGAACCAGTCGAACTCCGTGAAGGAGTCGAGCTTCGCCAAGACGAAATGGCGACTCAAAGCGTACCGGTGGCCGTCGTCCTAG